The following proteins are co-located in the Osmia lignaria lignaria isolate PbOS001 chromosome 12, iyOsmLign1, whole genome shotgun sequence genome:
- the LOC117603117 gene encoding uncharacterized protein LOC117603117 gives MSACTTVNSRILVNITNMDNHNGKTVMEKVSDDIDEVHDVKGVQAEPTPAASSLPASEQVPLPIGKNINKSNYINDKICSKLLTKNSGKFESGSGSGDQEGGQHEDGIDIAAKKRKTRRGKPKHRKLKPYSKQQLSYQQQLRYRSRGRLAKTGRQPPAPYNTTQFLMDDHSDLPDLDQKLSEAVSSELPATFQKPAPSRTRDSSFSVDSDEDYFYSSPEDEEEFLTKEFSTAYEDLHAERLSTLSKSELIQEYLQLEAKVDLLTKRLRGKNFHQTEDRDLESKSGNTDSESAKKLKICQQRIDDLMQQNEQLKRENESLRAQRHGSTVSSVDSERDSDSTSNGNRSRCSCPLLSSSSSPEHMGYSSRRENSQRKDSSVSSTDSKSDSCDSSSSESSKASMTPVNLSNGHVTIQEIVGLPT, from the exons ATGAGTGCTTGTACCACTGTAAATAGCCGAATTTTAGTCAATATTACAAATATGGATAATCATAACGGCAAAACTGTAATGGAGAAAGTGTCGGATGACATTGATGAAGTACATGACGTGAAGGGCGTACAGGCAGAGCCGACGCCTGCGGCGTCATCGTTGCCAGCTTCGGAGCAAGTGCCGCTCCCTATTGGCAAAAATATCAACAAAAGCAACTATATTAATGACAAAATT tgtTCCAAACTACTAACAAAAAATTCTGGGAAGTTTGAAAGTGGTAGTGGCAGTGGAGATCAAGAGGGAGGTCAACACGAAGATGGAATTGATATTgcagcaaaaaaaagaaaaactcgtAGAGGTAAACCTAAACATAGAAAATTAAAGCCATATTCGAAACAGCAATTATCATATCAACAACAGTTAAGATATAGATCTAGAGGTCGATTAGCAAAAACTGGTAGACAGCCTCCAGCACCATATAATACTACACAATTTCTAATGGATGATCACAGTGATCTTCCAGATCTCGATCAGAAGCTTTCAGAAGCTGTATCATCAGAATTACCTGCTACATTTCAAAAACCAGCCCCTTCTCGTACTAGAGATTCTAGTTTCAGTGTTGACTCTGATGAAGATTACTTTTATTCATCCccagaagatgaagaagaattcTTGACTAAAGAATTCTCAACAGCATATGAAGATCTTCATGCTGAAAGGTTAAGTACATTAAGTAAATCAGAATTAATACAGGAATATCTACAATTAGAGGCCAAAGTAGACTTATTGACGAAACGTCTACGTGGCAAAAATTTTCATCAAACAGAAGACAGAGATTTGGAAAGTAAAAGTggtaatacagattcagaatcagcaaaaaaattgaaaatttgtcaaCAACGGATCGATGATTTAATGCAACAAAATGAACAATTAAAGAGAGAAAATGAATCATTAAGAGCTCAAAGACATGGCAGTACAGTTTCAAGTGTTGATAGCGAAAGGGACAGTGATAGTACAAGTAATGGGAATAGGAGCAGATGTAGTTGTCCTCTTTTAAGTTCTAGCTCTTCTCCAGAACACATGGGATATTCTTCTAGACGTGAAAATAGTCAAAGGAAAGACAGTTCAGTGTCTAGCACTGATAGTAAAAGTGATAGTTGTGATAGTAGCTCAAGTGAGAGTTCTAAGGCATCTATGACTCCAGTTAATCTTTCAAATGGTCATGTAACTATTCAAGAAATTGTTGGTCTCCCCACATAA
- the LOC117603116 gene encoding uncharacterized protein LOC117603116 isoform X2, with protein sequence MTPYLTRQRTLLLNLQDPQLRNTISSSNTVAKPKNIANKKVNTKVNSKVINTRSTIQIRNVLSKKRNNASASLDTETIEKESKKTVKHKQLSKEGINNRVKAKKSVIHNDSNNLNRNKSKVIKRKQSTNETSKNISNLRQMSLKESFVNQSKKRVLRSSKNTKGLKNDEIPIKKDCSPKLNDCGSREKLPVYKSVPLDNSQEDTNEIYEFKFDVNDSKEKLPKKRKKKFTTKKTLLSKKKKNVFGKHNLPEIKIDKEIPTNFQFEEVQEVKELKEVTEAKRDKEAIGTNSVEILESKVSTEPVVEHVLEKDDLQEDLKNVSADPLIEHVLTENVQEYAKEETDTHKSEKPQSTKEEQVKDNITKPRIVSVEDLNNKKVTMIHNSQTSKSDDFQPFRLTDIFKSDLVVQQKNMLNHSLFERSLSPIKKSSENLEIGSPWRTPQPLTFSQVKNAFQSTPQSNKYGIFSNKFVRTSNNEIKPYGSIINAKNISQKNNENINEEGYVSNVSHKKRKPSGSRKFGTEITNINQSLQSNPGEGINELVVSEAENIPPPAIQTTNTMNLSTNNTFSSGTNENKENNMSNQQSQIVVKKERKKVNSQSPKKSTLSVQMDEQKENFDPQPGPSGLQNRSIVNDQRVLRQSNLNNFLNIMEMPQSTTIKTAHKIFDDICSTPVSTIKSGKKLHERSMELQNAFGFSDEDDENLSSSVEYKNANDKEKEEKAIQTNLENYNRPLARLSVNEIKNKLAVNKLKEDIKKVENVQTEKLDVKRSPLKEKNKNKIDITSFSDTFDVLSETGESKIGNNIPEVPLFADFEPTHFSQPPRYSYKRKRPVKFSLSDESGSEEEEIPKHEIKRKRGNKMKLQQEQRLKNWVKNINKTFSEVDQHELVVE encoded by the exons ATGACTCCATATTTGACAAGGCAGCGTACTTTGTTGTTAAATTTGCAAGACCCACAGTTAAGAAATACGATCTCATCCTCAAATACAGTAGCTAAAcctaaaaatattgcaaacaaAAAGGTAAATACAAAGGTTAACAGCAAAGTGATCAATACAAGATCCACGATCCAAATAAGAAATGTGTTATCTAAGAAAAGGAATAATGCTTCAGCTTCATTGGATACAGAAACtattgaaaaagaaagtaaaaaaactGTGAAACATAAACAACTATCTAAAGAGGGAATTAATAACAGAGTAAAAGCTAAAAAAAGTGTAATACATAATGATTCcaataatttaaatagaaataaatcaaAGGTTATCAAGAGAAAGCAAAGTACAAATGAAAcaagtaaaaatatttctaatttacgACAGATGTCATTAAAAGAGTCCTTTGTAAATCAGTCTAAGAAGAGAGTACTACGTTCTTCTAAAAATACTAAAGgtttaaaaaatgatgaaatacCAATAAAAAAAGATTGTTCTCCTAAATTAAACGATTGTGGAAGCAGAGAAAAATTACCAGTATATAAAAGTGTTCCACTTGATAATTCTCAAGAAGATACTAATGAAATCTATGAGTTTAAATTTGATGTTAATGATTCTAAAGAAAAATTGCCTAAGAAACGTAAGAAGAAGTTTACTACTAAAAAAACACTATtaagcaaaaaaaagaaaaatgtttttgggaaacataatttgccagaaataaaaattgataaagagATTCCAACTAATTTTCAGTTTGAAGAAGTTCAAGAAGTTAAAGAACTTAAGGAGGTGACAGAAGCAAAACGCGATAAAGAAGCAATAGGAACAAATTctgttgaaattttagaaagcaAAGTTTCAACAGAACCTGTGGTTGAACATGTATTAGAGAAAGATGACTTAcaagaagatttaaaaaatgtttcagcAGATCCTTTAATTGAACATGTATTGACAGAAAACGTGCAAGAATATGCAAAAGAAGAAACAGATACTCATAAATCAGAAAAACCACAAAGCACAAAGGAAGAACAAGTCAAAGATAATATTACAAAACCAAGAATTGTATCAGTAGaagatttaaataataaaaaagttacaATGATACATAATTCACAAACGTCAAAGTCAGATGATTTTCAGCCATTTAGACTAACAGATATTTTTAAGAGTGATCTCGTGGTACAGCAGAAAAACATGCTTAATCATTCATTGTTTGAAAGATCTTTATCACCAATTAAAAAATCATCAGAAAATCTAGAAATTGGTAGTCCCTGGAGAACGCCACAACCGCTTACATTTTCACAAGTAAAGAATGCATTTCAAAGTACACCACAGAGCAACAAATATGGTATTTTTAGCAATAAATTTGTGCGAACTTCAAATAATGAAATCAAACCATATGGAAgtataataaatgcaaaaaatatttcacagaaaaacaatgaaaatataaacGAGGAAGGGTATGTAAGTAATGTTAGTCACAAAAAGAGAAAACCTTCTGGGTCAAGAAAATTTGGTACAGAAATTACAAACATAAATCAATCTTTACAATCTAATCCAGGAGAAGGTATAAATGAACTAGTAGTAAGTGAAGCTGAAAATATACCACCACCAGCTATACAGACAACGAATACAATGAACTTAAGTACAAATAATACATTTAGCTCTGGTACTAATGAAAACAAAGAAAACAATATGTCAAATCAGCAAAGTCAAATAGTTgttaagaaagaaaggaaaaaagttaATTCTCAAAGTCCTAAGAAAAGTACATTAAGTGTACAAATGgatgaacaaaaagaaaattttgatcCTCAACCTGGACCATCGGGCTTACAAAATCGTTCAATTGTTAATGATCAAAGAGTATTGAGACaatctaatttaaataattttctaaatataatgGAAATGCCACAAAGTACTACAATCAAAACAGCTCACAAAATTTTTGATGATATATGTTCAACACCAGTTAGTACTATTAAATCAGGAAAAAAGTTACATGAACGCAGTATGGAATTACAAAATGCATTTGGTTTTAGTGATGAAGATGATGAAAATTTATCATCTTCTGTTGAGTATAAAAATGCAAAtgacaaagaaaaagaagaaaaagccaTTCAGACAAATTTAGAGAATTATAATAGACCTTTAGCAAGATTATcagttaatgaaataaaaaacaaattagcggttaataaattgaaagaggatataaaaaaagttgaaaatgtaCAAACTGAAAAATTAGATGTAAAAAGATCGCCTCtcaaagaaaagaacaaaaataaaattgatattacaAGCTTTTCTGATACATTTGATGTTCTTTCTGAAACGGGTGAATCTAAAATAGGGAATAATATACCAGAAGTTCCATTGTTTGCTGATTTTGAACCAACTCATTTTTCACAg CCTCCACGATATTCATACAAACGTAAACGACCAGTGAAATTCAGTTTATCAGACGAGAGTGGTTCAGAAGAGGAAGAGATACCAAAACATGAAATAAAGCGGAAAAGAggtaacaaaatgaaattacagCAGGAACAAAGGTTAAAGAACtgggttaaaaatattaataaaacatttagtGAAGTAGACCAGCATGAACTTGTGGTTGAGTAA
- the LOC117603116 gene encoding uncharacterized protein LOC117603116 isoform X1 gives MIHQYILIQCCNLEDLNGTYGEMTPYLTRQRTLLLNLQDPQLRNTISSSNTVAKPKNIANKKVNTKVNSKVINTRSTIQIRNVLSKKRNNASASLDTETIEKESKKTVKHKQLSKEGINNRVKAKKSVIHNDSNNLNRNKSKVIKRKQSTNETSKNISNLRQMSLKESFVNQSKKRVLRSSKNTKGLKNDEIPIKKDCSPKLNDCGSREKLPVYKSVPLDNSQEDTNEIYEFKFDVNDSKEKLPKKRKKKFTTKKTLLSKKKKNVFGKHNLPEIKIDKEIPTNFQFEEVQEVKELKEVTEAKRDKEAIGTNSVEILESKVSTEPVVEHVLEKDDLQEDLKNVSADPLIEHVLTENVQEYAKEETDTHKSEKPQSTKEEQVKDNITKPRIVSVEDLNNKKVTMIHNSQTSKSDDFQPFRLTDIFKSDLVVQQKNMLNHSLFERSLSPIKKSSENLEIGSPWRTPQPLTFSQVKNAFQSTPQSNKYGIFSNKFVRTSNNEIKPYGSIINAKNISQKNNENINEEGYVSNVSHKKRKPSGSRKFGTEITNINQSLQSNPGEGINELVVSEAENIPPPAIQTTNTMNLSTNNTFSSGTNENKENNMSNQQSQIVVKKERKKVNSQSPKKSTLSVQMDEQKENFDPQPGPSGLQNRSIVNDQRVLRQSNLNNFLNIMEMPQSTTIKTAHKIFDDICSTPVSTIKSGKKLHERSMELQNAFGFSDEDDENLSSSVEYKNANDKEKEEKAIQTNLENYNRPLARLSVNEIKNKLAVNKLKEDIKKVENVQTEKLDVKRSPLKEKNKNKIDITSFSDTFDVLSETGESKIGNNIPEVPLFADFEPTHFSQPPRYSYKRKRPVKFSLSDESGSEEEEIPKHEIKRKRGNKMKLQQEQRLKNWVKNINKTFSEVDQHELVVE, from the exons ATGATACATCAATATATTCTTATACAATGTTGTAATTTAGAAG ATTTAAATGGTACATATGGAGAAATGACTCCATATTTGACAAGGCAGCGTACTTTGTTGTTAAATTTGCAAGACCCACAGTTAAGAAATACGATCTCATCCTCAAATACAGTAGCTAAAcctaaaaatattgcaaacaaAAAGGTAAATACAAAGGTTAACAGCAAAGTGATCAATACAAGATCCACGATCCAAATAAGAAATGTGTTATCTAAGAAAAGGAATAATGCTTCAGCTTCATTGGATACAGAAACtattgaaaaagaaagtaaaaaaactGTGAAACATAAACAACTATCTAAAGAGGGAATTAATAACAGAGTAAAAGCTAAAAAAAGTGTAATACATAATGATTCcaataatttaaatagaaataaatcaaAGGTTATCAAGAGAAAGCAAAGTACAAATGAAAcaagtaaaaatatttctaatttacgACAGATGTCATTAAAAGAGTCCTTTGTAAATCAGTCTAAGAAGAGAGTACTACGTTCTTCTAAAAATACTAAAGgtttaaaaaatgatgaaatacCAATAAAAAAAGATTGTTCTCCTAAATTAAACGATTGTGGAAGCAGAGAAAAATTACCAGTATATAAAAGTGTTCCACTTGATAATTCTCAAGAAGATACTAATGAAATCTATGAGTTTAAATTTGATGTTAATGATTCTAAAGAAAAATTGCCTAAGAAACGTAAGAAGAAGTTTACTACTAAAAAAACACTATtaagcaaaaaaaagaaaaatgtttttgggaaacataatttgccagaaataaaaattgataaagagATTCCAACTAATTTTCAGTTTGAAGAAGTTCAAGAAGTTAAAGAACTTAAGGAGGTGACAGAAGCAAAACGCGATAAAGAAGCAATAGGAACAAATTctgttgaaattttagaaagcaAAGTTTCAACAGAACCTGTGGTTGAACATGTATTAGAGAAAGATGACTTAcaagaagatttaaaaaatgtttcagcAGATCCTTTAATTGAACATGTATTGACAGAAAACGTGCAAGAATATGCAAAAGAAGAAACAGATACTCATAAATCAGAAAAACCACAAAGCACAAAGGAAGAACAAGTCAAAGATAATATTACAAAACCAAGAATTGTATCAGTAGaagatttaaataataaaaaagttacaATGATACATAATTCACAAACGTCAAAGTCAGATGATTTTCAGCCATTTAGACTAACAGATATTTTTAAGAGTGATCTCGTGGTACAGCAGAAAAACATGCTTAATCATTCATTGTTTGAAAGATCTTTATCACCAATTAAAAAATCATCAGAAAATCTAGAAATTGGTAGTCCCTGGAGAACGCCACAACCGCTTACATTTTCACAAGTAAAGAATGCATTTCAAAGTACACCACAGAGCAACAAATATGGTATTTTTAGCAATAAATTTGTGCGAACTTCAAATAATGAAATCAAACCATATGGAAgtataataaatgcaaaaaatatttcacagaaaaacaatgaaaatataaacGAGGAAGGGTATGTAAGTAATGTTAGTCACAAAAAGAGAAAACCTTCTGGGTCAAGAAAATTTGGTACAGAAATTACAAACATAAATCAATCTTTACAATCTAATCCAGGAGAAGGTATAAATGAACTAGTAGTAAGTGAAGCTGAAAATATACCACCACCAGCTATACAGACAACGAATACAATGAACTTAAGTACAAATAATACATTTAGCTCTGGTACTAATGAAAACAAAGAAAACAATATGTCAAATCAGCAAAGTCAAATAGTTgttaagaaagaaaggaaaaaagttaATTCTCAAAGTCCTAAGAAAAGTACATTAAGTGTACAAATGgatgaacaaaaagaaaattttgatcCTCAACCTGGACCATCGGGCTTACAAAATCGTTCAATTGTTAATGATCAAAGAGTATTGAGACaatctaatttaaataattttctaaatataatgGAAATGCCACAAAGTACTACAATCAAAACAGCTCACAAAATTTTTGATGATATATGTTCAACACCAGTTAGTACTATTAAATCAGGAAAAAAGTTACATGAACGCAGTATGGAATTACAAAATGCATTTGGTTTTAGTGATGAAGATGATGAAAATTTATCATCTTCTGTTGAGTATAAAAATGCAAAtgacaaagaaaaagaagaaaaagccaTTCAGACAAATTTAGAGAATTATAATAGACCTTTAGCAAGATTATcagttaatgaaataaaaaacaaattagcggttaataaattgaaagaggatataaaaaaagttgaaaatgtaCAAACTGAAAAATTAGATGTAAAAAGATCGCCTCtcaaagaaaagaacaaaaataaaattgatattacaAGCTTTTCTGATACATTTGATGTTCTTTCTGAAACGGGTGAATCTAAAATAGGGAATAATATACCAGAAGTTCCATTGTTTGCTGATTTTGAACCAACTCATTTTTCACAg CCTCCACGATATTCATACAAACGTAAACGACCAGTGAAATTCAGTTTATCAGACGAGAGTGGTTCAGAAGAGGAAGAGATACCAAAACATGAAATAAAGCGGAAAAGAggtaacaaaatgaaattacagCAGGAACAAAGGTTAAAGAACtgggttaaaaatattaataaaacatttagtGAAGTAGACCAGCATGAACTTGTGGTTGAGTAA